The proteins below come from a single Polymorphobacter fuscus genomic window:
- a CDS encoding GNAT family N-acetyltransferase produces the protein MADWQMLTERTLVRPAVAADSGALHRSRGQMPYDPQTRSLAETSALIAGMAQRPAPDAAGWQQFAVLARGDGKFLGDIGVNFDTPRNAQAEIGFAFAPAARGRGLAGEAVAAMVAQLFASGRHRLVAQTDRRNLATQRLLERLRFRREAVHLQSWEEDGRWFDEIAYARLASE, from the coding sequence GTGGCGGACTGGCAAATGCTGACCGAGCGCACGCTGGTGCGGCCCGCCGTCGCTGCGGACAGCGGCGCGCTGCATCGCAGCCGCGGCCAGATGCCCTATGACCCGCAGACGCGCAGCCTCGCCGAAACCAGTGCGCTGATCGCCGGCATGGCGCAGCGACCGGCTCCGGATGCCGCCGGCTGGCAGCAGTTCGCCGTGCTGGCGCGCGGCGACGGCAAGTTTCTCGGCGACATCGGCGTCAATTTCGACACGCCGCGCAATGCCCAGGCCGAGATCGGCTTTGCCTTCGCCCCGGCGGCGCGGGGTCGCGGCCTCGCCGGCGAAGCCGTCGCGGCGATGGTGGCGCAGCTCTTCGCCAGCGGCCGTCACCGGCTGGTTGCCCAGACCGACCGGCGCAACCTGGCGACCCAGCGCCTGCTCGAACGCTTGCGCTTCCGGCGCGAGGCGGTGCACTTGCAAAGCTGGGAGGAGGACGGCCGATGGTTCGACGAGATCGCCTATGCGAGGCTGGCCAGTGAGTGA
- a CDS encoding TonB-dependent receptor, with protein sequence MRHHSTRFRAILLASITSGLASAAAAQTTPAQAPAAGAVAQADADEFDDNVIIVTASKRAQTLQDVPISVAVTTGATIEQAQVRDLLDLQTLVPSLRVAQLQSSANTNFIIRGFGNGANNPGIEPSVGVFIDGVYRSRSAAQIGDLPNLERVEVLRGPQSTLFGKNASAGIVSIITRAPQFEFGGSGEFSYGNYNAIIGKADITGPITENIAFSLAGNINRRDGYATDLASGVEFNNRDRWGVRGQLLIRASDDFKIRIIGDYDKIDENCCAVVNVVAGPTVGAIRALGGRIDANNPLALTSTTNFNSINEIKNYGVSAQADWSVSDYDVTFIGAYRGVRSYTDQDSDFTSADLIGRNSADTRIDTYTAEARIASNYDGFFNFLLGAYYFHENIEFSPTLTYGRDFRNYANLLSNANGAVLPGGNYIGLETLLRPFGVAAGSFGAAGQGMFENYDYKNRAISAFGQADFSITDSLTATVGFNYTRDRKDVASNTVSTDVFSSLDLTALGTRLPAALAPLLNGLKPLQFLPPYLNFPNQFEDGKTRDNDLSYTLRLAYRLDDNLNAYATYATGFKASSWNLSRDSRPTPGDLALIRQAGLGLANLTSGTRFAGPENAEVYEVGLKGQYTGFGFNLAVFQQALKGFQGNIFTGTGFVLSNAEKQSTFGVELDTSFTPVRELNLTASLTYLNPKFDSFTGGSALTPTFGTAPTDLTGQRPAGIPEFSLSVGGTYTRNLSDTTKLILHTDYQLESRVAIAQGSDISREVESLNAAITLALGNGFEVTAWGRNLTDAAYLTTIFPGVAQAGTLSGYRNQPRTYGGSVRYRF encoded by the coding sequence ATGCGCCACCATTCGACCCGATTCCGGGCCATCCTGCTTGCCTCCATCACATCGGGCCTTGCCAGCGCTGCCGCCGCACAGACAACGCCGGCCCAGGCGCCCGCCGCCGGCGCCGTCGCCCAGGCCGATGCCGACGAATTCGACGACAATGTCATCATCGTCACCGCGTCGAAGCGCGCCCAGACGCTGCAGGACGTGCCGATTTCGGTCGCCGTCACCACCGGCGCCACCATCGAACAGGCGCAGGTGCGCGACCTTCTCGACCTGCAGACGCTGGTGCCGTCGCTGCGCGTGGCGCAGCTGCAAAGCTCGGCGAACACCAATTTCATCATTCGCGGCTTCGGCAACGGCGCCAACAACCCCGGCATCGAGCCTTCGGTCGGCGTCTTCATCGATGGCGTCTATCGCTCGCGTTCCGCAGCCCAGATCGGCGACCTGCCCAATCTGGAACGTGTCGAAGTGCTGCGCGGCCCGCAGTCGACCTTGTTCGGCAAGAACGCATCGGCCGGGATCGTCTCGATCATCACCCGCGCGCCGCAGTTCGAATTCGGCGGATCGGGCGAATTTTCCTATGGCAATTACAACGCGATCATCGGCAAGGCCGATATCACCGGGCCGATCACCGAGAACATCGCCTTCAGCCTGGCCGGCAACATCAACCGTCGCGACGGCTATGCCACCGACCTTGCGTCGGGCGTCGAGTTCAACAACCGGGATCGCTGGGGCGTCCGCGGCCAGTTGCTGATCAGGGCCAGCGACGACTTCAAGATCCGCATCATCGGCGATTACGACAAGATCGACGAAAATTGCTGCGCCGTCGTCAATGTCGTCGCCGGGCCGACCGTGGGCGCCATCCGCGCGCTGGGCGGCCGGATCGACGCCAACAATCCGCTGGCGCTGACGAGCACGACCAATTTCAACTCGATCAACGAAATCAAGAACTACGGCGTTTCGGCGCAGGCGGACTGGAGCGTCAGCGACTATGACGTGACGTTCATCGGGGCCTATCGCGGCGTGCGCAGCTATACCGACCAGGATTCGGATTTCACCAGCGCCGACCTGATCGGCCGCAACAGCGCCGATACCCGGATCGACACCTACACCGCCGAAGCGCGGATCGCGTCGAACTATGACGGCTTCTTCAACTTCCTGCTCGGCGCCTATTATTTCCATGAAAACATCGAATTCAGCCCGACGCTGACCTATGGCCGCGATTTCCGCAACTATGCCAACCTCCTGTCGAACGCCAATGGCGCCGTCCTGCCGGGCGGCAACTACATCGGCCTGGAAACGCTGTTGCGGCCGTTCGGCGTCGCTGCCGGCAGCTTCGGCGCCGCGGGCCAGGGCATGTTCGAAAACTACGACTACAAGAACCGCGCCATTTCGGCGTTCGGCCAGGCCGATTTCAGCATCACCGACAGCCTGACCGCAACCGTGGGCTTCAACTACACCCGCGACCGCAAGGACGTCGCCAGCAACACGGTCAGCACCGATGTGTTCTCGTCGCTCGACCTGACGGCGCTCGGCACCCGCCTGCCCGCCGCGCTGGCGCCGCTGCTCAACGGGTTGAAGCCGTTGCAGTTCCTGCCGCCGTACCTGAACTTTCCCAACCAGTTCGAAGACGGCAAGACCCGCGACAACGACCTGTCGTACACGCTGCGGCTGGCCTATCGCCTCGACGACAATCTCAACGCCTATGCGACCTATGCCACCGGCTTCAAGGCGTCGTCGTGGAACCTGTCGCGTGACAGCCGGCCGACCCCGGGCGACCTGGCCCTCATCCGCCAGGCCGGGCTGGGCCTTGCCAACCTGACCAGCGGCACGCGCTTCGCCGGCCCGGAAAATGCCGAAGTCTATGAAGTCGGCCTGAAGGGCCAGTACACCGGCTTCGGCTTCAACCTGGCTGTCTTCCAGCAGGCACTGAAGGGCTTTCAGGGCAATATCTTCACCGGCACCGGTTTCGTGCTGTCGAACGCCGAGAAGCAGTCGACCTTCGGCGTGGAGCTCGACACGTCGTTCACCCCGGTCCGGGAGCTCAACCTGACCGCGTCGCTGACCTATCTCAATCCCAAGTTCGACAGCTTCACCGGCGGATCGGCGCTGACGCCGACGTTCGGCACGGCACCGACCGACCTGACCGGCCAGCGGCCGGCCGGTATCCCGGAGTTTTCGCTGTCGGTCGGCGGCACCTACACGCGCAACCTGTCCGATACGACCAAGCTGATCCTCCACACCGATTACCAGCTGGAAAGCCGGGTCGCGATCGCGCAAGGGTCGGACATCAGCCGCGAAGTCGAATCGCTCAACGCCGCGATCACCCTGGCGCTGGGCAACGGCTTCGAAGTCACCGCCTGGGGGCGCAACCTGACCGATGCCGCCTATCTCACCACCATCTTCCCCGGGGTTGCCCAGGCCGGCACGCTGTCGGGCTATCGCAACCAGCCGCGCACCTATGGCGGCAGCGTCCGCTACCGCTTCTAA
- a CDS encoding DUF6285 domain-containing protein produces MAEQIEAGVLVTAVADFLKSIEGELSGRSAFHAKVAANALAIVARELADAPQAAERAALAGFLGHDAGIDALRAELCGRLRAGQLTPETPGLLEALTTAVIAKVRVDNPRYSTLARLAG; encoded by the coding sequence ATGGCGGAACAGATCGAAGCCGGCGTGCTGGTGACGGCGGTGGCGGATTTCCTCAAATCGATCGAGGGTGAATTGTCGGGGCGCAGCGCCTTCCACGCCAAGGTCGCCGCCAATGCCCTAGCGATCGTCGCGCGCGAACTCGCCGATGCCCCGCAGGCGGCGGAGCGGGCGGCGCTGGCCGGCTTCCTGGGCCATGATGCCGGCATCGATGCGTTGCGCGCCGAACTCTGCGGGCGGCTGCGCGCCGGCCAGCTGACGCCGGAAACGCCGGGCCTGCTCGAGGCGCTGACCACGGCGGTGATCGCCAAGGTGCGCGTCGACAACCCGCGCTATTCCACGCTGGCGCGGCTGGCGGGATGA
- a CDS encoding proline iminopeptidase-family hydrolase: MMTRRTLIAAGVAAAAAPALGTTGVLLPGVRIRPDRAAMVAVPGGRVYVRINGDLAGTRPPIVLLHGGPGSAHWYFLNATALAGDRAVILYDQLDSGRSDTPGDPANWQVARFVAELEAVRAALGVARWHVLGASWGGTVALEYAARRPAALAGLVLQSPLVSTEVWLRDARILKDAMPPAVRDLLDRCDTPAAAPAADCDAATDAFNARHVRMRAPPSEVAAYKAALPRSFSPDIYNHMWGRAEFTATGTLRSYDGRPLLARLDGRRTLFVAGEHDEARPETVRGFAAAVPGGADFAMVADAAHSVMNDNPAAFLAVLRPWLAARDRRAVSDAIS; encoded by the coding sequence ATGATGACGCGGCGGACGCTGATCGCAGCCGGAGTGGCAGCGGCAGCGGCGCCAGCGCTCGGCACCACCGGCGTGCTGCTGCCGGGCGTCCGGATCCGCCCCGACCGCGCGGCGATGGTGGCGGTGCCGGGCGGCCGCGTCTATGTGCGCATCAACGGCGATCTGGCCGGGACGCGGCCGCCGATCGTGCTGCTCCATGGCGGGCCGGGCAGCGCGCACTGGTATTTCCTCAACGCGACCGCGTTGGCCGGGGACCGGGCGGTCATCCTCTATGACCAGCTCGACAGTGGGCGGTCGGACACGCCGGGCGACCCGGCCAACTGGCAGGTGGCGCGCTTTGTCGCCGAACTGGAGGCGGTGCGGGCGGCGCTGGGCGTGGCGCGCTGGCATGTGCTGGGGGCAAGCTGGGGCGGCACTGTCGCGCTGGAATATGCGGCACGGCGGCCGGCGGCGCTGGCCGGGCTGGTGCTGCAATCGCCGCTGGTGTCGACGGAGGTCTGGCTGCGCGATGCGCGCATCCTGAAGGACGCGATGCCGCCGGCGGTGCGCGACCTGCTCGACCGCTGCGACACGCCGGCCGCCGCGCCGGCCGCCGATTGCGACGCCGCGACCGATGCCTTCAACGCCCGCCATGTCCGGATGCGGGCACCGCCATCCGAGGTGGCCGCCTACAAGGCCGCGCTGCCGCGCAGCTTCAGCCCGGATATCTACAATCACATGTGGGGCCGCGCCGAATTCACCGCGACCGGGACATTGCGCAGCTACGATGGCCGGCCGCTGCTTGCCCGCCTCGATGGCCGGCGCACGCTGTTCGTGGCCGGCGAACACGACGAGGCGCGGCCGGAAACGGTTCGCGGGTTTGCCGCCGCGGTCCCGGGCGGTGCCGATTTCGCCATGGTCGCCGATGCGGCCCATTCGGTGATGAACGACAATCCCGCGGCCTTTCTGGCCGTGCTGCGCCCCTGGCTCGCAGCGCGCGATCGGCGGGCTGTGTCAGACGCGATCTCGTAA
- the sdhD gene encoding succinate dehydrogenase, hydrophobic membrane anchor protein has translation MGAGTELGRVRGLGAAKDGVHHWWLQRVTAIANIVLVLWFVFSLVRLPALDYSSVTLWLRQPVAAVPMLLLIVSVFWHFRLGVQVMLEDYLHGRSRVLAMLALNFYALAGAAAAVFAVLKIALGAV, from the coding sequence ATGGGTGCCGGAACCGAACTCGGCCGCGTTCGCGGCCTGGGCGCCGCCAAGGACGGCGTCCACCACTGGTGGCTGCAGCGCGTCACTGCCATCGCCAATATCGTCCTCGTGCTGTGGTTCGTGTTCTCGCTGGTCCGGCTGCCGGCGCTCGATTATTCCAGCGTCACCCTTTGGCTGCGGCAGCCTGTCGCTGCGGTGCCGATGCTGCTGCTCATCGTCTCGGTTTTCTGGCATTTCCGCCTGGGCGTGCAGGTCATGCTCGAAGACTATCTGCATGGCCGGTCTCGGGTGCTGGCGATGCTGGCACTCAACTTCTATGCCCTGGCGGGGGCGGCGGCGGCCGTCTTCGCGGTCCTCAAGATCGCGCTCGGAGCAGTATGA
- the pnuC gene encoding nicotinamide riboside transporter PnuC yields the protein MSPLEATAAALGLVNLVLIARRTIWNYPFGIAMVCLYFVVFWQARLYSAAGLQLFFLASQLYGWWYWRKVTDGSSPVPVRRLATSGRLVALGAGMVITVGLGLVMTRLTDAAAPWWDAGNAGFSMVAQILTDRRHVESWPLWIGINILSVWLYASQGLLATAGLYAVFLCIAAWGWDSWRRVAA from the coding sequence ATGTCGCCGCTTGAAGCCACCGCAGCAGCGCTCGGCCTGGTCAACCTCGTGCTCATCGCGCGGCGGACAATCTGGAACTATCCCTTCGGCATCGCGATGGTCTGCCTGTATTTCGTCGTGTTCTGGCAGGCCCGGCTGTACAGCGCCGCCGGGTTGCAGCTGTTCTTCCTGGCGTCGCAGCTTTACGGCTGGTGGTATTGGCGCAAGGTGACCGACGGGTCGTCGCCCGTACCGGTCCGCCGCCTCGCCACCTCGGGGCGGCTGGTGGCGCTGGGGGCCGGCATGGTGATCACCGTCGGTCTGGGACTGGTGATGACCCGGCTGACCGACGCCGCGGCGCCGTGGTGGGACGCCGGCAACGCCGGCTTTTCGATGGTGGCGCAGATCCTCACCGACCGTCGTCATGTCGAAAGCTGGCCGCTGTGGATCGGCATCAACATCCTGTCGGTCTGGCTTTATGCATCGCAGGGCCTGCTGGCGACGGCGGGGCTTTATGCCGTCTTCCTGTGCATCGCCGCCTGGGGCTGGGATAGTTGGCGAAGGGTGGCCGCATGA
- a CDS encoding alpha/beta hydrolase family protein: MTVVLRAVCGLALLGPALAAPAGAAVTPAATTAAAAGTTVAGNVRYELIGRWDVAKLNQILTSDSPKFFGVSVAYTPARNAVKLYRVTYASVIPEQGNRPITATGLLAVPETGATAFPLLSYQHGTVYGKQQVPSFPDQSPETALAIAQFAGQGYLLIGADYFGMGVSSEPEGYMVKASHQQATYDMLMASRAVLAHMKLTAPKLFIGGWSQGGFVTMAFLEKLESAGVPVTAAATASAPVDVMATLSGFLDFPRKNDADWISTLFILSSFSFENYYRVPGLARALLTPEYYDVARKAYERQPFNPADVPTDLHKLLRPEYFDAQFFAGSAYGRLLADTQAYRWVIKSPVRNYFGETDEAITPGIGQLAMTYQRAMGSGNMAVEAVSTGNTSHRGTYATAVPQWKRWFDSK, encoded by the coding sequence ATGACCGTGGTACTTCGTGCTGTTTGCGGCCTTGCCTTGCTGGGCCCGGCGCTTGCCGCGCCGGCGGGGGCCGCGGTGACGCCAGCGGCGACGACCGCAGCCGCGGCCGGAACCACGGTGGCGGGCAATGTGCGATATGAACTCATCGGCCGCTGGGACGTGGCAAAGCTCAACCAGATCCTGACCAGCGACAGCCCGAAATTCTTCGGGGTCAGCGTGGCCTATACGCCGGCGCGCAACGCGGTGAAGCTCTACCGCGTCACTTATGCTTCGGTCATCCCCGAACAGGGCAACCGGCCGATCACCGCCACCGGCCTGCTGGCGGTGCCTGAAACCGGTGCCACCGCATTTCCGCTGCTGTCGTACCAGCATGGCACGGTCTATGGAAAGCAGCAGGTGCCGTCGTTTCCCGACCAGTCGCCGGAAACCGCGCTGGCGATCGCGCAGTTCGCCGGCCAGGGCTATCTGCTCATCGGCGCCGATTATTTCGGCATGGGCGTGTCCAGCGAGCCGGAAGGCTATATGGTCAAGGCCAGCCACCAGCAGGCGACCTATGACATGCTGATGGCGTCGCGGGCGGTGCTCGCGCACATGAAGCTGACCGCGCCCAAGCTGTTCATCGGCGGCTGGTCGCAGGGCGGCTTCGTCACCATGGCCTTTCTCGAAAAGCTGGAAAGCGCCGGCGTGCCGGTGACCGCCGCCGCCACCGCCAGTGCGCCGGTGGACGTGATGGCGACGCTGAGCGGCTTTCTCGATTTTCCGCGCAAGAACGACGCCGACTGGATTTCCACGCTGTTCATCCTGTCGAGCTTCTCGTTCGAAAACTACTATCGCGTTCCCGGCCTGGCGCGCGCCCTGCTGACCCCCGAATATTACGACGTGGCGCGCAAGGCCTATGAACGCCAGCCGTTCAACCCCGCCGATGTGCCGACCGACCTGCACAAGCTGTTGCGCCCCGAATATTTCGACGCGCAGTTCTTTGCGGGCTCCGCCTATGGCCGGCTGCTCGCCGATACCCAGGCCTATCGCTGGGTCATCAAGAGCCCGGTGCGCAACTATTTCGGGGAAACCGACGAGGCCATCACCCCCGGGATCGGGCAGCTGGCGATGACCTATCAGCGCGCCATGGGCAGCGGCAACATGGCGGTGGAGGCGGTGTCGACCGGCAACACCAGCCACCGCGGCACCTACGCCACCGCCGTGCCGCAATGGAAGCGCTGGTTCGACAGCAAATAG
- the sdhC gene encoding succinate dehydrogenase, cytochrome b556 subunit yields the protein MAGRPTSPRPLSPHLTVWKWQVHAIVSILHRITGNAMALGAVVLFLWWLIAAATGPDAYAVFMGVATGWFGHLVAIGFTWVFFQHLFSGIRHLVMDAGQGYEIHTSRTMARATLVGSVLATVLTWAAILFTKGF from the coding sequence ATGGCCGGCCGCCCGACCTCGCCGAGACCGCTATCGCCGCACCTGACCGTCTGGAAATGGCAGGTGCACGCCATTGTCTCGATCCTGCACCGGATCACCGGCAATGCCATGGCGCTGGGCGCTGTCGTGCTGTTCCTGTGGTGGCTGATCGCCGCCGCAACCGGGCCCGATGCCTATGCGGTGTTCATGGGCGTGGCGACCGGCTGGTTCGGGCACCTGGTGGCGATCGGCTTCACCTGGGTGTTCTTCCAGCATCTGTTCTCGGGCATCCGCCATCTGGTGATGGATGCCGGCCAGGGCTATGAAATCCACACCAGCCGCACCATGGCACGGGCAACGCTGGTCGGCTCGGTGCTGGCGACGGTCCTGACCTGGGCCGCGATCCTGTTTACCAAGGGGTTCTGA
- a CDS encoding phosphotransferase family protein, translating into MSEPSPAAVTAVLARAGAEDAVVTRLVALSGGAASATYAVDARRNGAEWPLILQCAAAGDVPAGALPKADQAALQMLAGRHGIPVADVVAVLEPGDGLGDGFMMTRIAGEALAPRWLKGEGFAAARAAMTGQCAAVLARLHQVPLAEVAGLALPAGRVDEALARMTAHYRSFGVHSPVFDLAFAWLAERSGAADPGAIVHGDFRSGNFIVDEAGLAAVLDWELAHLGEGAEDLGWLCVNAWRFGVWQRPVGGFGEREALYDAYAAAGGARVDRARAHMWEVWGTLRWGLSCLQLGNDHVSGRVRSVERAAIGRRVSEVELDLVHLIRFGDI; encoded by the coding sequence GTGAGTGAGCCGTCGCCCGCCGCGGTCACCGCCGTGCTCGCCCGCGCCGGTGCCGAAGACGCCGTCGTCACCCGCCTTGTCGCGCTGTCGGGCGGCGCTGCGTCGGCCACCTATGCCGTCGATGCCCGGCGCAACGGCGCCGAATGGCCGCTGATCCTGCAATGCGCCGCTGCCGGTGACGTGCCGGCCGGCGCCCTGCCCAAGGCCGACCAGGCGGCGTTGCAGATGCTTGCCGGGCGCCATGGCATTCCGGTTGCCGATGTGGTGGCGGTGCTTGAACCGGGCGACGGGCTGGGCGATGGCTTCATGATGACCCGCATCGCCGGCGAAGCGCTGGCGCCGCGCTGGTTGAAGGGCGAAGGCTTTGCGGCGGCACGCGCCGCGATGACCGGGCAATGCGCCGCCGTGCTGGCCCGGCTGCACCAGGTGCCGCTGGCCGAAGTCGCCGGGCTGGCGCTGCCGGCCGGGCGGGTCGACGAGGCGCTGGCGCGGATGACGGCGCATTACCGGTCCTTCGGCGTCCATTCGCCGGTGTTCGACCTCGCCTTTGCCTGGCTGGCGGAACGCAGCGGCGCCGCCGATCCCGGCGCCATCGTCCATGGCGATTTCCGCAGCGGCAACTTCATCGTCGATGAAGCCGGGCTGGCGGCGGTGCTCGACTGGGAACTGGCGCATCTGGGGGAGGGGGCGGAGGACCTGGGCTGGCTGTGCGTCAACGCCTGGCGCTTCGGCGTGTGGCAACGGCCGGTCGGCGGTTTCGGCGAACGCGAGGCGCTGTACGATGCCTATGCCGCCGCCGGCGGTGCCCGTGTCGACCGCGCCCGCGCCCATATGTGGGAAGTCTGGGGGACGCTGCGCTGGGGCCTGTCGTGCCTGCAACTGGGCAACGACCATGTGTCCGGCCGGGTGCGCTCGGTGGAGCGCGCCGCCATCGGCCGCCGGGTGTCGGAGGTCGAACTCGACCTTGTCCACCTCATCCGGTTCGGAGATATCTGA
- a CDS encoding cupin domain-containing protein, with protein MPKIDLDRLPALSQPGYLPPFQAAVAGRRWRAVGAAGGLTQFGANLVTLPPGAWSSQRHWHSAEDELIIVVAGTLVLVEDDGETTLVAGDIAALPAGVANGHHLQNRSAAPATLLAIGTDRPDSDSCHYPDIDMFWSGATGFIAKPT; from the coding sequence ATGCCGAAGATCGACCTCGACCGTCTGCCCGCGCTGTCGCAACCGGGCTATCTGCCGCCGTTCCAGGCCGCGGTCGCCGGACGACGCTGGCGCGCCGTGGGCGCCGCCGGCGGGCTGACGCAGTTCGGCGCCAACCTGGTCACGCTGCCACCGGGGGCCTGGTCGAGCCAGCGCCACTGGCACAGCGCCGAGGACGAGCTGATCATCGTTGTTGCCGGCACGCTCGTGCTGGTCGAGGACGATGGCGAAACCACGCTGGTCGCCGGCGACATCGCCGCCCTTCCCGCCGGTGTTGCCAATGGCCACCATCTGCAGAACCGCAGCGCTGCGCCCGCCACGCTCCTCGCCATCGGCACCGACCGCCCCGACAGCGACAGCTGCCATTATCCCGATATCGACATGTTCTGGAGCGGCGCGACCGGCTTCATCGCCAAACCGACGTGA